Within the Achromobacter spanius genome, the region ACCATAGCGATCCGCGCAGTCTCCGCGGGCACTCAGCCTGAATCAGGCTTCGAGCTATGGCGTTTTGACAGTTTACCGCTAAGGCGAGCGCGTTAGATGTAACGCACGCCCAGAACTTCGTATTCGCGAACGCCAGCCGGGGCCTTGACCTCGACCACATCGCCTTCGCTCTTGCCGATCAGCGCGCGCGCCACCGGGCTGGAGACGGAAATCAGGTTGGCCTTGATGTCAGCCTCGACGTCGCCCACGATCTGGTACGTGACGCGGTCACCGGAATCCAGGTCTTCGATGTCGACGGTTGCGCCAAACACGGCACGGCCTTCGGCGTCCAAAGCAGTGGGGTCAATCAGGTGGGCATTGGAAAGCGTGCCTTCAAGTTCGGCAATCCGGCCTTCGATAAAGCCTTGGCGCTCGCGAGCAGCGTCATATTCGGCGTTTTCCGACAGATCACCCTGTGCACGCGCTTCGGCGATGGCATTGATAACGGCAGGGCGTTCCACGGTTTTCAGCCGCTGGAGCTCTTCTTGCAAGCGCTCGGCCCCGCGCACGGTCAAAGGAATGGCAGACATGTCGTTTCCCAAACAAAAAGTAGAAAACGCCCCGAAGGAGCGTTCTCGGTGAAGGTCGTTACCCCGGCGCGCACCTGCCATCGGGACATCAATCAATGCGAGGCAAGCGGCGCGGACGACCAAAACAAAACCCCGGCTCGGGTCGGAACCGGGGCAATCAAAGTCATATTGTGGGCAAAGTCCCTCGGAATTGCAAGCCACCGCGGAAAACGTGCTTTTGCACGCATTTCGCTGCTGTAACCCGCGAAAACCGGCTATTTCCTCAAGAATTTTCAACCACGACGACCGCCTCGGGCAAGGGCCCGCTGCCGCGCGTTGCTGAAAAGATACTTTTCAATAGTATTTTGTCATTTTGCCCGGTGGCGCATGCCAAAGCCGCCCATTTTTATGCCGAAACGGGCTTTCTGCGACGCAGCAAGGCATACAGGATAATGGCCCCGAACGTAGCCGTGCCGATGCCGCCCAGCATGAAGTCGCCGATCTTGATGGTGAAGTCGCCCGCGCCCATCACCAAGGTGACCGCGGCCACGATCAGGTTGCGGTTGTCGCTGAAGTCGACCTGGTTGACCACCCAGATGCGTGCGCCCGCAATCGCGATCAAACCGAAAACCACGACCGACATGCCGCCCAGAACCGGGCCGGGAATCGTCTGGATCAGCGCGCCGAACTTGGGCGAAAAGCCCAGCACGATGGCGATCAGCGCGGCCACCACGAAGACCAGCGTGGAATAGATGCGGGTCACCGCCATCACGCCGATGTTCTCGGCGTAGGTGGTGACGCCCGTGCCGCCCACCGCGCCCGACACCATGGTCGCCACGCCGTCGCCGACGAAGGCGCGGCCCAGGTAGCGGTCCAGGTCGCGGCCCGTCATGGCGCTGACCGCCTTCACGTGGCCCAGGTTTTCCGCGACCAGGATGATGGCGACCGGCACGATCAAGCCCATGGCTTCCGCCTTGAAGACGGGTGCCGCGAAATGCGGCAGGCCGATCCAGGCAGCGTTGGCCACGCCCGAAAAATCGATGGGCTTGCCCAGGCCCATGCCATTGGCCAGCACCGCGTACACCACGCAGGCAAGGATCAGGCCGACCAGGATCAGCAGGCGTTGGACCATGCCTTTCGTGTAGACGGCAATGCCGCCGACGCAGACGATGGTGACCAGCGCCATGAAGGTGTCGAAGCCCGACGCGCCCATGGCGCCCTTGGCCGCGATGGGCGCCAGGTTCAGACCGATCACCGCCACCACGGCGCCCGTGACGACCGGCGGCATCAGCGCATCGATCCAGTTGGCGCCGCTGCCAGACCGGGCATTGGCGATCCACACGATCACGCCGATCAAGGTATAGGCCAGA harbors:
- the greA gene encoding transcription elongation factor GreA translates to MSAIPLTVRGAERLQEELQRLKTVERPAVINAIAEARAQGDLSENAEYDAARERQGFIEGRIAELEGTLSNAHLIDPTALDAEGRAVFGATVDIEDLDSGDRVTYQIVGDVEADIKANLISVSSPVARALIGKSEGDVVEVKAPAGVREYEVLGVRYI
- a CDS encoding solute carrier family 23 protein; the protein is MSNSYFPRWRLADDAEPGVIIAPDERLSWPKNVAMGAQHVVAMFGSTVLAPLLMGFDPNVAILMSGIGTLIFFLFVGGRVPSYLGSSFAFIGGVIAVTGYAGGGANANIGVALGAIIACGLAYTLIGVIVWIANARSGSGANWIDALMPPVVTGAVVAVIGLNLAPIAAKGAMGASGFDTFMALVTIVCVGGIAVYTKGMVQRLLILVGLILACVVYAVLANGMGLGKPIDFSGVANAAWIGLPHFAAPVFKAEAMGLIVPVAIILVAENLGHVKAVSAMTGRDLDRYLGRAFVGDGVATMVSGAVGGTGVTTYAENIGVMAVTRIYSTLVFVVAALIAIVLGFSPKFGALIQTIPGPVLGGMSVVVFGLIAIAGARIWVVNQVDFSDNRNLIVAAVTLVMGAGDFTIKIGDFMLGGIGTATFGAIILYALLRRRKPVSA